AGAGCAAAGGCGAGAAGCTGGTGTTCTGGGGCGATCTGGTTCATGTGGCGGAAGTCCAGATGCCCAACCCCGGCGTGACGATCGTCTTCGATGTCGACCCCAAGGCGGCCGCGGCGACTCGCAGGCAGGCGTTCGCCGATGCGGTCAGGAACCGGTACTGGGTCGCAGCCGACCACGTCTCGTTCCCCGGTGTCGGCCATCTGCGGCGCGACGGCTCGGGCTACCGGTGGATCCCCATGAGCTACGTGAACGACCATCACGAGGCGAAGTAGAGAGGTGGCACCCCCGGCCGCAGCCAACTTGCGACGCAAGCGCCGACCGATGGGGCTCGTCTACTTCAACGGAATGGCCGTGCCCCTGTCCACCGGCACGGCGGTCACCGAGTTCTGCGGCGACCCTTCGATCAGCCTGTCCGAATAGGTCAGGTACACGAGCGTGTTGCGCTTCTTGTCGACCATGCGCACGATGCGCAGCTTCTTGAAGATCAGGCTGATGCGTTCGTTGAAGACTTCTTCCTGTTGAGGAAGCGCCTGAGACACCGAGATCGGCCCGATTGCACGGCAGGCGATCGACGCGTCGGACTTGTCTTCGGCCACGCCGAGCGCCCCCTTGACGCCCCCGGTCTTGGCGCGCGACACGTAGCAGGTGACGCCGCCGACCTTGGGATCGTCATAGGCGTCCACCACGATCTTGTGGTCCGGGCCGATGAGCTTGAAGACCGTGTCGACAGAACCGATGGGCTCGGCCTGCGCGGTCGCGCCGATGGCCAGCACGATGAGGGGAAGGTGGTATCGCATCCTGGGTCCTTTGGGCATGTCGCGAATGTGCCGCGCCATTGTCGGCGCCTCTCGTCGTGCCGGATTCCGATGGCCTGCTATCCCGCCGCCATCGGCCGCGTCGCCTCCCCCAGGTCCCCCACCCATACCCCGATCGCACTGAAATTGTCCTGATGCGGCGCCGCCTGCCGCTCGATCTCGCGCCGCATCGCCGCCAGCCATTCCTCCGGCGAATCCGCCTGCGACAGCGTGCTCGCGATGCATCCCGGCTCCAGCGCACCCCACCACCCGTCGCTGCACAGCAGAAAGGCATCCCCCTCCTCGATCGCCACCGGCCGCGCCACCGTGTGCGGATCGACCGCGTCGTCGATGCCCAATGCCGCGATCAGCTGATTCTTCTGCGGATGCACCAAGGCCTGCTGCTGCGTCAGCAGCCCGGCGTCGACCATGCGCTGCACGACGCTGTCGTCTGCAGTCAGCAGATCGACCCGCCCATGCCGCGCGCGATACAGCCGCGAGTCGCCCACGTGCGACCACAGCGCACGTTCGGTGGAGACATCGACCCACAGCACGACCACTGTCGAGTGCATGCGGCCCAGTCCCTCGGCGCCGGGCTGCGCGCGCAACACGTCGGCATGCGCCGACAGCACGGCGGCCGTCAACGCATCGGCGGTGAACGGCGGATTGCCTTCATGCAGCGCCGTTTCCAGATGGTCCACCGTGCGCCGCGAGGCCTCGGCGCCGCCGACGTGGCCCCCGGCGCCGTCTGCCACCACGGCGAGCCAGCGTGGGCCTTCGCGGCAGACGCGGACCTTGTCTTCGTTGGTGTCGCGCTGGCCTGTTTCGCTGCGCGACGCAACGGCGATGTCGAGCACGTCGGGCTCACCGGGGCGGCGCGGGCTTGTCGCGCCGCAAGCGTTCGAGCTGCTGCTCGTAGGCCGCGAGAAACGCCTTGCCGAACAGCGCATGGAAGTCTTCCTGCGCCTCGTCGCGGATGCCTTCGTAGTGCTGCAGGTACAGCTCCCACAGCTTGGCCTTGCGGTTCATCGGCAGGACGCTGTCCAGCACCGAACGCCCAACCAGCTTGGCCTCCAGCTCTCGCGGCGAGAAGCGCGCGAGCACGCCTTCGAGTGCGGCGCGTGTGCCGGCCATGGTCCCGATCGCGTGCCCGACGAGGTCGTTCATCGCATCGGTCATCGCGGCGGCCCCGGGCAGGAAGCCGCGCAGCGGCGGCTGCAGCAACTGCTCCAGCGCAGACTGCGCATCGGGCGAGAACTTCAGCGGGTTGTTGTTGCGCGGACGGATGACGGTCACCTGCGCGTGCAGCTCGTGCCGCGTGGCCGAGCGCACTGCCATGAGCTGCACGGTGCCTTCGACCGCCGCGCGCAGCAGCGTGCCGGCCAGGCGCATCAATTCCGGGCTGGCGTCGTGCGGCGCGGCGAGCTTCACGCCGGCGCCTTGGCAGAAAGCCGTCCACGGGTCCGTCGCATCGCCTTCGTCGACGGCGGCCGGCTCGGCGCCGGCCCCGGCGAGCGGCACCGAGACGACGGCCGCCTCGTCGAGCACCGGCGGCTCTGGCCGCCGCGCCGACACCGGATTCGGCGGCGTGAAGGCCGCCCGCAGCTCGGGCGTGCGATCGGGCGGCAGCTCGGGCACGGCACGCGAAGCCGCGCCACCGAACAGCACGAGCGGATCCTTGGACAGCGGCGCGCCCGCCGGTGCCCCGCCGGCGCCCGGCAGCGCATCGGCCATGAAGTCGGCCAGCGGATCGCGTCCGCTGCCGCCCGCGCCGATCAGGTCGTCGATCGATGCGGAGGCGGCACTCGGGATCAGGTCCTCGAATGCGCCGCCGCCCGCGGTCGGGATCGGCTGCGGCGCTGCCGGCGCGGGCATCGCGAAGGGATCGAAGTCGTCGGGCAGCCGCGCCGGTGCCGACACGGCGCCTGCGGCCGGCGGCGGCGCGTGCCGCGCGGGCGTGGCCGGCTCGCCGAGGAGCTCCGCGAAGGGATTGCTGCTGGACAACGGTCCGCCGAGGTCGACCGATGCATCGCGCGGGCGCGGGACGCCGACCGCATCGACCGCGGCCCGCCCGCGCGTGATCGTGGTCCCCTCGCTGGCGGCATCCTCGATGACTTCGAGCAGATAGCCGCCGATGCGCACCTGGTCGCTGTGCATCAGCGGCGTCGACTCGCCCTGGGCCAGCGTCTGGTTGCGCACGACGATCGGGTTCGCGCTGCCGACGTTCTTGATGACGTAGCCGCTGCGCCCCGCGCTGATCTCGGCCTGCTGGCGCGAGATGTGGCGCTCGGGATCGGGCAGCGCCATCGTGTTGTGGTCGGCCCGTCCGATGGTGCCGCCCTGCAGGTCGAAATGAGCCGTGATCGGCTGGGTGAGCGGCAGGTCGTTGAGCGAGACCGCGCGCAGGGTCAGTGTCATGGTGTTCATCCCTCGAGACGTCGATGCGGGACGAGTGTGATGAGGCATGGTCGCGCCCGCGCCGCAGCGCTTCAATGAACGAAAGTCATGCGCCGGTCGCCGCGTGTGTCGCTCCGTATCGACAATGACCGAAAGTCACGCACGCCCTGGGACCATATGGGGGAAACTTCCCCCTCGGTCCGGCTCCGCCGTGCGCGGCCATGTTCACCAAGCCATGACGAATCAGCGAGTCGTTCTGCTGTACGCCTGTGTCGGTCTGCTGGCCGCCTGCCAGCAGGCGCCTCGGGCGCCTGCAACGCCAGGCGCAGAAGGCGGCACCGCCACCACGGCGCCCGCGCCGGCGCCGCCTGATCCCACCATCGTCGTTCCGCCGCTGAACGCGCCGGCCACACCGGCCACGCAGCAGCAGGCGCAAAGGATCGCCCTCGCGGCCGCCGGAATGCTGGAGAACGGCCACGAGGAACAGGCCAAGGCAGAGCTGCAGCGCGCCCTGGCCGGCGATCCCAACAACAAGCTGGCGCTGAACCTGATGCGCCAGATCACGGCCGACCCCGTCGCGGCGCTGGGCCGCGAGTCCTTCGCCTACACCGTGCAGCCCAACGACACGATGTCGGGGATTGCCCGCCGCTTTCTCGGCGACATCTATTCCTTCTACATCCTCGCGCGCTACAACAACGTCGCCGTGCCCAAGCAGGTGGCGGGCGGTCAGATCCTGCGCATTCCCGGCAAGGCTCCGGCGCCTGCCGCGCCGCGCGAACGCGATCCGGGACCGGTGGTGATTGCGCCCGCGCCGCCCGCGCCCGCGCCCCCGCCGGTGGTGGTCGCCCCGCCTGCGCCGCCCGAACCCACGCCGGGCGAACGCGCGATGCGCGCGGGCGAGTCGGCCGAGCGCAGCGGCGACCTGGAGCGCGCGTTCAACGAATACAAGCGCGCGGCCACGCTGGACCAGCCGGGCGCCGAAGCCAAGGCGGAGCAGGCCCGCAAGCAGCTCGTGGTCCGCTACTCGCTGACCGCGCGCACCGCGTTCGCGCGACAGGACCTCGACGGAGCCATCCGCGCCTGGGACCGCGTGCTCGGCGTGGATCCGACCAACGAGACAGCGAAGCTCGAGCGGCAGCGGGCGCTGAATCTCAAGGAGAAGGTGAAGAAGCTGTAGGTCGGCGTGACGGCGCCGACATGCCGGCCGTTACAGGCCACTAGGAGGCGCGTGATGCGCAGCTTGCCGCGGCGCCCGCTGTCCCGCTGCCGTTCCCGTTCTTCAGCGCCTTGAGCTTGCTTGCGGCACGCGGGTTCGACGCATCGAGCCGCAGTCCTTTCTCGTACGACGCCATCGCCGCCGCCTTGTCTCGCACGAGCTGCTTCTCGGCCTTCTGGAAGTAGACGTCGGCCAGCAGCTGGCAAGCCGCGGCATCGCGCTTGTCGAGCGCGAGATGACGTTCGAGCAGCACGATCGCGTCGTCGAGCTCGCCCTGCGTCGCCAGCATGGACGCATGCTCGACCTCGTTGCGATCCAGCGGCACGGCAGGCGCGGCGTTGGCCTGAGCCTCGGCCATCGCGCGCCGCGTGAGGGTCGATCGGGAGTACTTGCCGAGATAGCTGCGCTTGTTGCGCTCGCGCTCGATCTGGCGCAGCGCATCGGCGGCCTGCGCATGATCGGGCTGCAGCGACAGCGCGGCGAGGTACTGCGTCGACGCGCCATCGAGGTCGCCGCGCTTGTGCGCCTGCGCGCCGCGCTGCAGCCGATCGAGCACCGTCGTATCGATCAGGCGCCTGATCTCGGCGAGGCGGTCCTGGTAGTCCGCCACATCGGGACGCAGCACCGTCAGGATCTCCCACGACACCGAGGCCTCGGCCAGCCGTCCCTGACGGCCCTGGCTCAGCGCACGGTCACGCATGCGCCGCTCGAAGACGCTCGCCGGCGGCGGCATGCGCGCCGCGAGCGCCGTCTCGTCCGCGGCAGCAGCGGGACCGGGTGGCGGCGACGGCGGGGGCGTGCTGCAGCCGGCCATGGCCAGCGCTGCGAGACCGCACGCAATCCATCGCTTCATGGCGCGCCGATCCCGCGGCTGATCTGCAGCTTGGCCTTGAACGACTCGAGGTCGCTGTCGCCGAAGATCATGGTCCGGCGCAGCATCAGCGGCTGCGCGAAGAAGGCGTTGCCGCCCGGATTGACGGTGACGGCCAGCTGGTAGTGCTGCTTCGCGAGCAGGTCCAGCACGGCCTCGTTGGCGTCGCCGTACGGAAACGCATAGTGGCGCACCTGGACCGGCAGGCGCCGCTCGAGGATGTCGCGCGGCGCCTTCGCCTCGGTCTCGAGCCCGGCACGGTATTGCGATTCGCTTTCGCCGGCTGCACGCTCGATGAGGTTGCGATGGGTCTTCGAATGCGCCTGCACGTCGACCAGTCCGGAGGCGGCGAGCTCGTGCAGCTGCGACCAGCTGAGCGCATCGCCGGCGCCGATGAAGTCGGTGTAGACGAACAGCGTCGCCGGAAAGCCGTGCTTGCGCAGCAGCGGCAGCGCGTGGCGATGCACCGACTCGTAGCCGTCGTCGATGGTGATCACCACCGAGCGCCTGGGCAGGGCCTGCCGCCCTTCGAGGTAGCCGAGCAGCTGCGCCAGCCGGATGACGTGGTAGTCGTTGCGCGCGAGCCAGTCGAGCTGCGCGGCAAAGGTCGCGGGCGAGACGGCCATCTTGCCGCCGGTGGCGGCGAAGCGGTGATAGCAAAGAATCGGCACCGTCTGGTAGTGGTCGGCATGCACGCCGATCGGGTTCAGCGTGACCAGGGGCACGACCAGCGGCTGTCCGGGCTGCACGCGGCTCACGCCGTTGAAATCGCCGATCACCCAGTCCCGCTCCTCGCTGCCGAGGAATCGCGCGGCGATCGATTTCAGCGTGTCGTCCGTGCCGGGCTGGTAGACGACGAAGCGGTCGCTCTGCCCGAGCACCTCGCCGCCCACGGGCGGCTTGGACGGCCGAGCGGTGGGTGGGGCTTGATCGACGATGCCGACCGGCGGAGCGCTGCCGCAGCCGGCGACGGCGGCCGCCAGCCAAGGCAGCACGACGCGACGCCAGGCGCCAAGCGTGGCCAAGGGCGCGGGCATCGCCACCTCAGGCCGGCGGCTTGGAGGGCGCCGCACCGTCGTCGGCGGCTGCGCCCGCGGCGGGCGTGTCGGACAAGGAATCGGCAGGGGCATCCGGGGTCTCGCGCGGCAGCGGCATGGTCGCCGCCACCGTGGGGGTGGACGGGTCGCGCAGCGGCGCCGGCGTGGCCGGCGACGGCCCCGCGCCAGAGCGGGCGTCCTGCAGCGCCTGCGCCATGCGGTCGAAGGCCGAGAACAGCAGCCCGAACTCGTCGTTGCGCTGCTCCGCGATGCGATGGTCGAAGCGGCCCTTGGCGATCTCACCCATCGCCTCGTTGACCAGCTTGATCGGCTGGGCGAACCAGTTGGCGACGAAGTACATCGCGATCGCGACGGCCAGCACGG
The Piscinibacter sp. XHJ-5 DNA segment above includes these coding regions:
- a CDS encoding CreA family protein — translated: MRYHLPLIVLAIGATAQAEPIGSVDTVFKLIGPDHKIVVDAYDDPKVGGVTCYVSRAKTGGVKGALGVAEDKSDASIACRAIGPISVSQALPQQEEVFNERISLIFKKLRIVRMVDKKRNTLVYLTYSDRLIEGSPQNSVTAVPVDRGTAIPLK
- a CDS encoding protein phosphatase 2C domain-containing protein; protein product: MLDIAVASRSETGQRDTNEDKVRVCREGPRWLAVVADGAGGHVGGAEASRRTVDHLETALHEGNPPFTADALTAAVLSAHADVLRAQPGAEGLGRMHSTVVVLWVDVSTERALWSHVGDSRLYRARHGRVDLLTADDSVVQRMVDAGLLTQQQALVHPQKNQLIAALGIDDAVDPHTVARPVAIEEGDAFLLCSDGWWGALEPGCIASTLSQADSPEEWLAAMRREIERQAAPHQDNFSAIGVWVGDLGEATRPMAAG
- the tagH gene encoding type VI secretion system-associated FHA domain protein TagH, which codes for MTLTLRAVSLNDLPLTQPITAHFDLQGGTIGRADHNTMALPDPERHISRQQAEISAGRSGYVIKNVGSANPIVVRNQTLAQGESTPLMHSDQVRIGGYLLEVIEDAASEGTTITRGRAAVDAVGVPRPRDASVDLGGPLSSSNPFAELLGEPATPARHAPPPAAGAVSAPARLPDDFDPFAMPAPAAPQPIPTAGGGAFEDLIPSAASASIDDLIGAGGSGRDPLADFMADALPGAGGAPAGAPLSKDPLVLFGGAASRAVPELPPDRTPELRAAFTPPNPVSARRPEPPVLDEAAVVSVPLAGAGAEPAAVDEGDATDPWTAFCQGAGVKLAAPHDASPELMRLAGTLLRAAVEGTVQLMAVRSATRHELHAQVTVIRPRNNNPLKFSPDAQSALEQLLQPPLRGFLPGAAAMTDAMNDLVGHAIGTMAGTRAALEGVLARFSPRELEAKLVGRSVLDSVLPMNRKAKLWELYLQHYEGIRDEAQEDFHALFGKAFLAAYEQQLERLRRDKPAPPR
- a CDS encoding LysM domain-containing protein, encoding MTNQRVVLLYACVGLLAACQQAPRAPATPGAEGGTATTAPAPAPPDPTIVVPPLNAPATPATQQQAQRIALAAAGMLENGHEEQAKAELQRALAGDPNNKLALNLMRQITADPVAALGRESFAYTVQPNDTMSGIARRFLGDIYSFYILARYNNVAVPKQVAGGQILRIPGKAPAPAAPRERDPGPVVIAPAPPAPAPPPVVVAPPAPPEPTPGERAMRAGESAERSGDLERAFNEYKRAATLDQPGAEAKAEQARKQLVVRYSLTARTAFARQDLDGAIRAWDRVLGVDPTNETAKLERQRALNLKEKVKKL
- a CDS encoding polysaccharide deacetylase family protein; its protein translation is MPAPLATLGAWRRVVLPWLAAAVAGCGSAPPVGIVDQAPPTARPSKPPVGGEVLGQSDRFVVYQPGTDDTLKSIAARFLGSEERDWVIGDFNGVSRVQPGQPLVVPLVTLNPIGVHADHYQTVPILCYHRFAATGGKMAVSPATFAAQLDWLARNDYHVIRLAQLLGYLEGRQALPRRSVVITIDDGYESVHRHALPLLRKHGFPATLFVYTDFIGAGDALSWSQLHELAASGLVDVQAHSKTHRNLIERAAGESESQYRAGLETEAKAPRDILERRLPVQVRHYAFPYGDANEAVLDLLAKQHYQLAVTVNPGGNAFFAQPLMLRRTMIFGDSDLESFKAKLQISRGIGAP